gtttcatacacctgtaagcatggtttgtatgctgtgcagaatTAATCGATGAATCTCtctaacgtatgaagaaaagtgtacctatagcaacaaatggagccattagtaagtgaaagaatgatgaaatttcacacgtaaaaaatgttttcgatcttccactgcaacgagtgtgaatcttgaatccttcctggtgatgttgacaaagttttatgaatttatttgtaaaagtatagacagtagaaattaaaatgtcctgtgatacctctcctgatccaagtcgccccgtttgacgtcctacccccttaagtagctgcagtcaggagttacgttTGCGGATCTGCAGCAGTTTCGAGGTAGGTGaacaatttatgttgcagaaccgccgtcgatgtgcgAAAGAGAGCGTTACGTCGCAATGGGACGTCATCtataaccagcattaactgtccctgtgttgTCCGAACAAGTGAAATAGGCACCGAATTCTGTCAAACAAACAGCCATCCGGCACCTGTAGAGCGCAACGCACGCACGTTTGCATccttgcaatcaacattctggcggctacaccgattattaatgtatcagaatttcacatttgcggtGGCCACCTTGCACTTTAATTTACCCTGAGATCTTGCAATACTGAGCACTTAAATATGTGACCTAGGCAaatatattccctaaatttcaatattctacgttaattattttttgaagttgCGATTTTTCTCCGTTAGTGTCGATATCTGCAATCTTCGTTCAGGAaggcagttctgttctggctgcgaGCTAGTTTCAGTCATTAACGTGTTTCAAGTCTAAATATAGTACTTCACTGACCAACCTAACTTAAGAACTTGACTGTGGTTTCTACGTGACAATACCAGAGCCGTTTAACAACTGCTAAAACTATTTCTCTATCTGAAAACTTTCCCTTCTTTTGGAACTATTCGATATTGCCACAAATTGGTTTTTTGCGGTGCTGAACACGCCATCTATTTCACAGTATGGTGACAACAGGAAAGATTCTACTGTGCAGCACAGTGCAGCAATTACTATACCGTAAACCATTCGGCAGCTTGTGGAACAGGCTCTTCTCTGCTGCAGATGGGTTGGAGGAGATACTGGACAGCGTGCTGTCCTTGTTTCGGCCGAAGGAAGACGATGCAGGGGCATCGACGGCTGGTCGAGTTGGAGCAGGTCACCAAAGCTCCGAAGGTGAGCACCACTCCGTTTCCTGACGACGTACAACACAGCAGTagcacccacacgcacacacacacgcacacacacacacacacacacacacacacacacacacacacacacacacacacacaccatgtgctcACTAACGGACGTCACTGACTTACGAAaatttagatgaacatcaacaaaagcaaaacgaggataatggaatgtagtcgaattaagtcgggtgatgctgagggaataagataataaaatgagacacttaaattagtaaaggagttctgctatttgaggagcaaaataactgatgatggtctaagtagagaggatataaaatgtagactggcaatggcaaggaaaccgtttctgaagaagagaaatttgttaacaccgagtatagatttaagtgtcaggaaatcgtttcgaaagtatttgtatggagtgaagccatgtatggaagtgaaatatggacgatatatggtttggacaagaagagaatagaagctttcgaaatgtggtgctacagaagaatgctgaagattagatgggtacatcacgtaattaatgaggaagtaatgaatagaattggggagaagaggagtctgtggcacaaattgactagaagaagggatcggttggtaggacatgttctgaggcatcaagggatcaccaatttagtactggagggcagcttggagggcaaaaatcgtagagggagaccaagagatgaatacactaagcagattcagaaggacgtaagctgcagtaggtactgggagatgaagaagcttgcacaggccctCCTCACTTCAAATTTAATTGGTTCGACATCAGGATCGATTCTGTAGCACTTTCCAGTCTATTTTATGTTGGTGTTAAATGGTTTCAGCTATAGATGTAGTCTGTAGTGTTCCTGTGGGTACATACGTTAACTACaaaaattttttctttcctttttgtacagATGCAGTGGGTCGAACATCTGCATTCGCAGGCGGCAGCTGGAGAGTGCACTGGGCTTTTACGTGATGATCTGGTGAGTGGCGTACAGCACTTATCTTAAGCTGACTGTCGTAAATGTCTAATACTCTGCATCCCCAAGCAGTAATGAAACATGGGATATGTTTTGTCAGCTCATTTTTTACCTGCCTTACACAACTGGATAGGTTCGATAAttgctgaggaggtactgaaacgaattggacagaaatgagatttatggcacaacttactaAAAGAGATATCTTTTAACGGGACACTTCATGTGGTATCAAGCAATCGTCACTTTGATTCCAAAGCGTCACGACGGTGAGGTGGTTCAAAtaggtgtagcttgcagtagtcgTACACAAATAAAGGAGCTAGCTGTTGAGTATAAATAACTGTGGTCAGATGCCTCAAAACGGTCTTCTGGCtgaaaacaccaaatgaaaaacttTCACCGGAGTACATAAAAACGTCACATCCACTGCTGAACGTGCTGAAAGCAAACACATTACCTGTGTGATCCTTGAATACGCAGTACTGTTCAAAAACACGCCTCCCACAATAACAGGATCAGAAATTGCTCTGATCTGACAATCACTGATCAATTATATCACCCAGTGCAGCGAaaaatactttcttcattaacACACCCATAACACATCCATGGAAACTTCTCacaaaatgaagtaaatagaagTAATCACACCACTCGCGGTTAGCAATAGCTTACAAACAAAGATTGCTTTATCTGATAACAGCAGTGCCACcactgaatcttatcactgacatccttccaTCCTGAATTTAAACCCACACATGATCCTTTCATTTACTTTCGTCATCATTTCGCTGATGGGCAGACTGAATTGTATGGGCGAAAGACTGAGAAACTGAAACATATTCCACTATTTTACATCGTGAAACTCTTTTTGCAGTCTTGCTTCTACAATAATGAGCGACGTCAgaggtgcctctctggtgccttttcctacatcaacatccatacctgacggtgtgtggcggagcgtaccttgagtatctctaccggttctcccttttattccagtctcgtattgttcgtggaaagaaggattgtcggtatgcctctgtgtgggctctaatctctctgattttatcctcatggtctcttcacgagatatatgtaggagggagcaatatactgcttgacccctcggtgaacgtatgttctcgaaactttaacaaaagcccgtaccgagctactgagcgtctctcctgcagcatcttccaccggtgtttatctatcatctccgtaacggtttcgcgattgctaaatgatcctgtaacgaagcacgctgctctccgttggatcttctctacctcttctatcaaccctatctggtacgcatcccacactgctgagcagtattcaagcagtgggcgaacaagcctaccgtaacctacttcctttgttttcggattgcatttccttaggattcttccaatgactctcagtctagcaactgctttaccgacgatcaactttatatgttcattccattttaaatcactcctaatgcgtactcccagataatttatggaattacctgcttccagttgctgacctgctatattgtagctaagtgatatgggatctttctttctatgtattcgcagcacctttcCTCAATcaaagctttcttttccattcttcggtgtgCTATACTTGTCAGTCGATTTTTCGGTAGTTCTCGCTCTTATAACCCTTCGGAATTTTGTGTAGTTTGTAGACTAAAAAATCCTTCAATCGAACTTGAAAAGTCGTTTggttttcactttcactcatgattttAGAAATGTAGATATGCAGTCGATGTCTATAGATTTATTTGACCGTATGTGCGTCGAAACTCTGATAAGTGCCATTACTGGACCCCTACGTCTATCATCTCAACATCCATTTCtatccctcgtagaggccttcaatgaactctttccacccattcgctcACTCTGCCCAccgtttaatagtggaattcctgttgcacactTAGTGGCTTATATAGCTGTTTTGCTCTGTTTCGGGGTAATGATTTAATCCTTGCTTAGGTAAAGATGTAGTAATTTGAGGTTTCCATGTTTCAGGTTTCCCCTGCACAAATAATACGTAGTTAAATTTTAAGAGAACTAGTTGAGGAAGATGGAGAGTAGTTTTAGATTATCGGTTAGTGTTTATTGCGTGCACTACTTTTCAGAGGGCAAGTGCCTCCCAAGTTATTTCATATGCTTCACGAGAACAACCACAATCGATACAAACAACGTTACCGCTGGTAGAAAGGCTCCCAAGTATGGTGTCGGATGGTATTTGTAAAGTCACAGTATTACCAAGTAGCCACTGAAGATTTAGGTGGTGTCCCAGAAGACGACGAGCGTTTCCCTCGTAAAAATGCCGAGCTAGTTACACCATAAAATCAGATTCTACGCCGGTGAACCATTCAAGCAGGTATCGGCCCATAACAAGTGCGAGCTGTGAGGGTCAATAGATTTAATATACTGAACTTGCCCACATAACCGTAACTTGTACGTATACATGACCATTACATAAAAAGTGGACACATCTTTAACTGCTGGGATAAAAAGTATTAAATATACACGTAAATCTGAATTATATTTTGCATCGCGTTTGCCGTCATCTCCATTATTACCTGAACTCACACGCAACTGAAAAATTCGTACTGAAACATTAAACGCAAATAAGTACACACAAAAAGGTCCCGCATATTACAGCTGCGCCAAACGAACATTAATAATTAgacatcaattatttttaaaattgttctcctTCTACCATAGTTAAAAGAAACAAACTGATAGTTACAGAATTATTCTCGTTATGTACATTGAATACACATATATGATTTTGTGTTCCATGTCTCTTACCGAGCTTTCTGTATTCTGCCAACAGGAGTGGACTCGCCAACACCATCCCGCTCACAGAAGAAGACTAGATGAGAAAACAGATCAGCTCGAGACAATTGCCGTGCCTCCAGCATCAGAACCCGCGACTACTGCCGAATCCCTATCTGAGCCCCCCGATATGCAGTTAGGGATGGATGCTAGACCACCAGCACCCTCAGTGGCATCTCTTGTAGACTGGCATGACGAGCCAGCGGATGAGGAATTAGAGAGTTAtgctgagccaccaccagactcagtggaaagtactgcacaatggcctgatgagccctataacgagaagttggaaagagaatctgagccgccaccagactcagtagaaagtactgcacaatggcctgatgagccctataacgaaaagttggaaagagattctgagccgccaccagactcagtagaaagtactgcacaatggcctgatgagccctataacgagaagttggaaagagattctgagccgccaccagattcagtagaaagtactgcacaatggcctgatgagccctataacgaaaagttggaaagagattctgagcagccaccagattcagtagaaagtactgcacaatggcctgatgagccctataacgaaaagttagaaagagattctgagccgccaccagattcagtagaaagtactgcacaatggcctgatgagccctataacgaaaagttggaaagagattctgagcagccaccagactcagtagaaagtactgcacaatggcctgatgagccctataacgaaaagttggaaagagattctgagcagccaccagactcagtagaaagtactgcacaatggcctgatgagccctataacgaaaagttggaaagagattctgagccgccaccggactcagtagaaagtactgcacaatggcctgatgagccctataacgaaaagttggaaagagattctgagccaccaccagactcagtagaaagtactgcacaatggcctgatgagccctataacgagaagttggaaagagattctgagcagccaccagactcagtagaaagtactgcacaatggcctgatgagccctgtaacgagaagatggaaagagattctgagccgccaccagactcagtagaaagtactgcacaatggcctgatgagccctataacgagaagttggaaagaaattctgagccgccaccagactcagtggaaagtactgcacaatggactgatgagccctataacgagaagttggaaagagaatctgagccgccaccagactcagtagaaattactgcacaatggcctgatgagccctataacgagaagttggaaagagattttgagccgccaccagactcagtagaaagtactgcacaatggcctgatgagccctgtaacaaaaagttggaaagagattctgagcagccaccagactcagtagaaagtactgcacaatggcctgatgaggcctataacgaaaagttggaaagagattctgagcagccaccagactcagaagaaagtactgcacaatggcctgatgagccctataacgaaaagttggaaagagattctgagccgccaccagactcagtagaaagtactgcacaatggactgatgagccctataatgagaagttggaaagagattctgagccgccaccagtctcagtagaaagtactgcacaatggcctgatgagccctataacgagaagttggaaagagaatctgagccgccaccagactcagtagaaagtactgcacaatggcctgatgagccctataacgagaagttggaaagagattttgagccgccaccagactcagtagaaagtactgcacaatggcctgatgagccctataacgagaagttagaaagagattctgagccgccaccagtctcagtagaaagtactgcacaatggcctgatgagccctataacgagaagttggaaagagattctgagcagccaccagactcagtagaaagtactgcacaatggcctgatgagccctataacgagaagttagaaagagattctgagccgccaccagtctcagtagaaagtactgcacaatggcctgatgagccctataacgagaagttggaaagagaatctgagccactaccagactcagtagaaagtactgcacaatggcctgatgagccctctaATGAGAAGTTGGATATACATGATGAGCCCCCCAATAAGGAATGTTTGGCAACCACCTCTATGTTTGCAGAATATTGTCGTTTGAGAGCATCTCTTAGTGTTGGCCTTATGAAACCTACGCCCTTAAAAACAGGACCATTTCCGATCAAAACAGCCTTTATTGTTACAGGCCCACCGAAGAAGAGGGCCTTTACTGAACGGAAGGTGTGTCCTATTAAGGCAGCCTTCATAGTCACAGGCCCTCCTAAGATAAGAGCATTTACTCCAAAGTAGGTCTGTCCCATTAAAACCACCTTTTGTGTTACTGAACCACCGAAGAAGAAGGCATTCGCTTGTAAATTTCTTGTACCCAGTAAAACTCAAGTCTCTGGTTTTGATGTGACTAACAATGTGAAGTGCCCTTAAAAATTGGGTCAGTCTTGTTTGTAGCCTTGTCATGAAGAAAATTCTAATGTACGCTTTTtagaaattgtttgaaatgaatttgcaaatgtttcgaataaatcaaaatttaaagtgAACATTCGTTTGCTTTATTTACTCAGTTGTTTCTTTGAATGACTGTTTTTGTGATGGTACTGGCTTGTATATTGCGCTAAACTGCTATTTCGTCAGCACCCACACTTAACAAATAGAACACAACAGTGGTTATTAATTGCTAGCAGCAAccaacaaaacgtaaattaaaaaatTGGAATCTACAACCATCTTGGGGTTGTCTTCCTCACATTTGttcacaaacaacaaaacagggacaAGTCAGGGCAGTGTGTGAGTAAAATACATTGACTGTAAAGACACAACCTCAAAATAGTGCAACATGAAAGTGTGTCCTCAGGGTCAACAGGAAATGAAACGACGTAGCAACCATCTTACAAACAAAGTAAATTTTTCTACCTAAGCCACTATCGACGAGATCAGTCATAAAATAGAATCTTAACACAAGAAACACATTCAGTTCATCATCTAAAACAGGGGTCAACTGGTCAGTGGGTTGCGGCCCTAATTGCTTGGTATAAAGCGCATTTAGTTTTGGCGTAGGAAAAGGTTTGCACTACAAGAACTGTACACAAGTTTGTCGTCCTGCCGAAGGAGGGACCCATGCGTCAAAGGACAGTTTCCTATCCGGAGGTGCGTTAAAAGTACTCGCTGCCGTCGCTGTCGCCGTAAGGAGATGCGCCGCGGTCGTGTCGTCGGTTTCGCCGGCCTCAGCTTTTTCTCCAACGCTAACCACTCCTCCCACAGACCCACGAAGTTGTCTCTCAATGGCGagggagctgcatgggcagtgaGAGGACATTCAGAAATTGTAATCTCCAGACAGGCATCATTAGCCGCTGCATATGTTGCGTTTGCCTAACTGAAAAgtaattgtttttttctgtttttgaagtaCTGAATTTATCGAGGATTTCAAAGAGTATCTCTGGAAGTTTTGAAGGTTGCTGCCCCGGACGgacatacaataaaaattaaagtataTTTAAGGTGAGAGCTAATCACTACGAGGTTTGCTGCTGAATCTACGTCAGCGTGGAATACGTAAACGACTGCAGCTACTTGCTGAAGCCTAAACGTCAAATTGGAGTTCACTGCTGCAGACGAATGCTTATAAAGCTCgttaggttatttacttcatttcgtaTCCTTTCACATAGTGTTCATATTCTCGCGTCTCACTGCTAACAGATGCAATGAACTACTTTCCACGATTTCCTCCATACCACTAAGCAATCGTCAGCACTTCGGAAAGCGATCGCTGAGGAGGAACAATTTGTTTtgactgtcagagaaagcaaataacGGTATTAAGAGCctttatacaatgatcagccagaacattatgtccaccaaccaactgtcgacataagcccgtccaggcgatggcagcgtcatctagcgaggAATGATTGCCAGTCAGACACAAACATGGTGCATGTATCACATGTACATgtatgctgtctgtgtgtagaatggggaaggcgggcaATCTACCTAagtctgaccgagggcacatttttaaaacctctgaggctcggttcaaatggttcaaatgactctgaggtcatcagtcccctagaacttaaaactacgtaaacctaactaacctaaggacatgacatacatccatgcccgaggcaggattcgaacctgcgatcgtagcggtcgtgcggttccagactgtagcgcctagaaccgccccgccaTTGGGGCCGGCTCTGAGGCTCGGTAAGAGCATTTTGGAAAGTGGACAACTTGTTGGGTGTTAGAGGGTTGCTTtgttgaatgtcttcaacacgtggcgaaaccaatatTAAACCACGTCCGGACGTCGTCGGGTTGAGCGTCCACCCCTAATTGCAGTTGTCGGACGTGGCAGGCTGGGCAGACGAataaaacagaacaggtggcggaactgacattggacttcaatgctaggcagagtacaagtatgtctgaacacagagGACACCGAATATTCCTAACGATGGGGCCTCCTCAGCCGACGCCCCATGCATGTCTCAGTGTTAACACCGTGACATCGACAGTTACAACTGTAATGGACACCTGTCCATCGATACTTGACGTTACCGCAGTGGCAGAACTTTTCACGGTCTGATAAATCCCGAAACAgcttatccagacactctgggatgatgatggcattgaaacagaggatgacacacactgaaatactaaccaactttttccaaagctgtttcacacaggaagatcgcactgcagttctttctctaaatcctcgcaccaactaaaaaatggctgacacaggaataagtgcccaaggaatataaaagcaactgaaatcactcaacagaggaaagtccactggacctgacgggataccaatacgattctacacagagtacgcgaaagaacttgtctcccttctaacagccgtgtaccgcaagtctctacaggaacggaaggttccaaataactggaaaagagcacaggtagttccagttttcaagaagggtcgtcgagcagatgcgcaaaactataggcctatgacatcgatctgttgtagaattttagaacatgctctttgctcgcgtatcacgtcatttctggaagcgcagaatctacactgtaggaatcaacatggattccggaaaaagcgatcgtttgagacccaactcgctgtatttgttcatgagacccagaaaatattagatactttctccaaggtagatgccattttccttgacttccggaaggcgttcgatacagttccgcactgttgcctgataaacaaagtaagagcctacggaatatcagaccagctgtgtggctggaatgaagagtttttagcaaacagaacacagcatgttgttctcaatggagagatatccacatacgttaaagtaacctctggcgtgccacaggcgagtgttaaggaaccattgttttgcacaatatatataaatgacctagtagatactgtcggaagttccatgcggctttccgcggatgatgctgtagtatacagaggagtggcagcactagaaaattgcagcgaaatgcaggaagatctgcagcggataggcacttggtgcagggagtggcaactgacccttaacatagacaaatgtaatatattgcgaatacataaaaagaaggattctttattgtatgattatatgatagcggaacaaataccggtagcagttacttctgtaaactatctgggattATGAGTACGTAACGATTtgtagtggattgatcatataaaattaattgttggtaaagcgggtgaaagtctgagattcattggaagagtctttagaaaatgtagtccatcaacaaaggaggtggcctacaaacacCCGTTcggcctataattgagtattgctcatcagtgtcggattcgTACCAgggctggttgacagaggagatagagaagatccaaagaagagcggcgcgtttcttcacagggttatttggtaagcgtgatagcgttacagagatgtttagcaaactcaagtggcagactcttcaagagagccggtctgcatcgcggtgtagcttgctgtccaggtttcgagagggcgcgtttctggatgaggtatcgaatatattgcttccccctacttatacctcccgaggagatcacgaatgtaaaattagagagattcgagcgcgcacggagggtttcctgcagtcgttcttcccgcgaatcatacacgagtggaacaggaatgggaggtaacgacaatggcacgtaaagtaccctccgccacacaccgctgggggcCTTGCggggtattaatgtagatgtagcttCTTCATGATTCCGGTGGGAGGGCTCGAATCCGTCGTCTCCCAGGGGAAGAGCACCTGGGCACCTGAACTGCGTGACGGAGACAAGCTAGCGGCGGCTCCTTTGTGCCCTggagaacattcaagtgggcattcATGAGTCCAGTGGCgctcgtgcaatgcaccataacggccaaggagtatcgaacaCTGGTTGCACACCACGCGCTCCCTTTCACGACGataatgtttcccgatggcagtggcatttttcagtaagataatgcgccgtgtcagaaGGCCATGAGTGTGATGGATTGGTCCGAGAAAGACAGTTGCGAGTTCCACAATTGATTTAgcggcccccaactcgccagatctgaaaccaatccaatacatctgggat
The Schistocerca gregaria isolate iqSchGreg1 chromosome 1, iqSchGreg1.2, whole genome shotgun sequence genome window above contains:
- the LOC126296448 gene encoding uncharacterized protein LOC126296448, producing the protein MDARPPAPSVASLVDWHDEPADEELESYAEPPPDSVESTAQWPDEPYNEKLERESEPPPDSVESTAQWPDEPYNEKLERDSEPPPDSVESTAQWPDEPYNEKLERDSEPPPDSVESTAQWPDEPYNEKLERDSEQPPDSVESTAQWPDEPYNEKLERDSEPPPDSVESTAQWPDEPYNEKLERDSEQPPDSVESTAQWPDEPYNEKLERDSEQPPDSVESTAQWPDEPYNEKLERDSEPPPDSVESTAQWPDEPYNEKLERDSEPPPDSVESTAQWPDEPYNEKLERDSEQPPDSVESTAQWPDEPCNEKMERDSEPPPDSVESTAQWPDEPYNEKLERNSEPPPDSVESTAQWTDEPYNEKLERESEPPPDSVEITAQWPDEPYNEKLERDFEPPPDSVESTAQWPDEPCNKKLERDSEQPPDSVESTAQWPDEAYNEKLERDSEQPPDSEESTAQWPDEPYNEKLERDSEPPPDSVESTAQWTDEPYNEKLERDSEPPPVSVESTAQWPDEPYNEKLERESEPPPDSVESTAQWPDEPYNEKLERDFEPPPDSVESTAQWPDEPYNEKLERDSEPPPVSVESTAQWPDEPYNEKLERDSEQPPDSVESTAQWPDEPYNEKLERDSEPPPVSVESTAQWPDEPYNEKLERESEPLPDSVESTAQWPDEPSNEKLDIHDEPPNKECLATTSMFAEYCRLRASLSVGLMKPTPLKTGPFPIKTAFIVTGPPKKRAFTERKVCPIKAAFIVTGPPKIRAFTPK